A window from Mycobacteriales bacterium encodes these proteins:
- a CDS encoding HAMP domain-containing sensor histidine kinase — MTVTVGWRFPSLQARLTAVLALGALLLSLALALIAYGFSRSYLQGQRIASAERQAYLNARLVRDQLRPGNVYVTDLLTGLPGSSGGAAVVEHQGRWYASTLADGRDVLPAALRLRVLAGSPARQILIVGGAPHLAVGIPLPEVDAAYFDISDLSELNRTLHDIALALTLAALATAVAGALIGRLAAQRLTRPLRRVAQASVNLANGDLDTRLPPARDREIVALVDSFNEMAGALQRRIERDARFAADVSHELRSPLTTLAATLSVLNMRRDALPDRGRQALGLLNEEMHRFQRLVQDLLEISRADGGSDRPQFELVRLDELVVRVCQDSSTPNLTVSVDDAARQTVMLLDKRRMERALANLLDNAVRHGGGPTAVHISVEPGAACIAVDDAGAGIGLPDRERVFERFARGPGGRTGTEGAGLGLALVREHVRVHGGAVWVEDSPAGGARFVIRLPVRSV; from the coding sequence GTGACAGTAACCGTGGGTTGGCGGTTTCCGAGCTTGCAGGCGCGGCTCACTGCGGTCTTGGCTCTCGGCGCCCTGCTGCTGTCGTTGGCGCTCGCCCTGATCGCGTACGGGTTCTCCCGCAGCTACCTTCAGGGCCAGCGGATCGCGAGCGCGGAACGGCAGGCCTACCTGAATGCACGACTGGTGCGGGACCAGTTGCGACCGGGCAACGTTTATGTAACTGACCTGCTCACCGGTCTCCCGGGTTCATCCGGCGGGGCGGCCGTCGTTGAACATCAGGGCCGCTGGTATGCCTCGACTCTGGCGGATGGGCGCGACGTCCTCCCGGCGGCACTCCGCCTACGGGTTCTCGCGGGCTCTCCGGCGCGCCAGATCCTGATTGTCGGCGGCGCGCCGCACCTTGCCGTGGGGATCCCGCTGCCGGAAGTCGATGCCGCCTACTTCGACATCTCCGACCTGAGCGAACTGAATCGCACGCTACACGACATCGCGCTGGCTTTGACGCTTGCGGCGCTGGCGACGGCTGTGGCTGGCGCGCTGATTGGCCGGCTGGCGGCCCAGCGACTGACTCGACCTCTGCGCCGGGTTGCACAAGCCAGCGTGAACCTCGCTAACGGTGACCTGGATACCCGACTCCCCCCCGCGCGAGACCGCGAGATCGTTGCGCTCGTGGACTCCTTCAACGAAATGGCCGGTGCACTTCAGCGCCGTATCGAACGTGACGCTCGCTTCGCGGCGGATGTCAGTCATGAGCTGCGGTCGCCGCTGACCACGCTTGCCGCTACCTTGAGTGTCTTGAACATGCGCCGCGATGCCCTCCCCGACCGCGGCAGGCAGGCGCTGGGCTTGCTCAACGAAGAGATGCACCGTTTTCAGCGCCTCGTGCAGGACTTGCTGGAAATCTCCCGTGCGGACGGCGGCAGCGACCGCCCGCAGTTCGAGTTGGTGCGTCTCGATGAACTGGTCGTGAGAGTCTGCCAGGACAGCAGCACACCGAACCTGACGGTGTCCGTCGACGATGCGGCGAGGCAGACCGTGATGCTGCTCGATAAGCGGCGCATGGAACGAGCGCTCGCCAATCTGCTGGACAACGCCGTGCGACATGGCGGCGGACCCACTGCCGTACACATATCCGTCGAGCCCGGCGCCGCCTGCATCGCGGTCGATGACGCCGGGGCCGGTATCGGCCTCCCGGATCGCGAACGCGTCTTCGAGCGGTTCGCCCGCGGTCCCGGTGGGCGCACCGGCACTGAGGGAGCCGGGCTGGGCCTCGCCCTGGTGCGCGAGCACGTCCGTGTCCACGGCGGGGCGGTATGGGTCGAGGACAGCCCTGCGGGGGGCGCTCGATTTGTCATTCGATTGCCGGTGCGGAGTGTCTAG